A genomic segment from Montipora foliosa isolate CH-2021 chromosome 9, ASM3666993v2, whole genome shotgun sequence encodes:
- the LOC137969333 gene encoding sodium/potassium/calcium exchanger 3-like, producing MKQDKKFLARVGILFLVTGFVFPSLFFRSIRHVFQQKNNHDATFNRARRSVELSENRSTIHQRMEVQLKVMSVEHPPQNCVKPSIDEFPGDFMTQYQRQKQGGVVFHFLLATYMFGGLALVCDDYFVPTLEKITDKLHMHSNVAGATFMAAGSSAPELFTSVIGVFITKSDIGIGTIVGSAVFNILFIVGVCGLFAGSTLRLSQWPLTRDSVCYLLSIAALVAISHDKQVHWYEALVLVVMYLMYVVVMYYNQALEGYFQKLTGYHQETPDIELNANNREEAKERDNNVNEEDQEVEIINQNNSPFSIPQGLVSRILWFVALPLSCLFYVTIPDCRKNRWEKWFLVSFFASVIWIAVLSYVLVWMVSIIGFTLGIPEVIMGLTFMAAGSSVPDGISSLIVARQGDGDMAVSNTIGSNVFDILLCLGLPWLLKTTIVDLGGYVSVLSGSILYTSISLFGTVLVTILCVAVNKWYLNKCFGTIFLLLYVAFIAVATLFELNLFGNFSLPPCHE from the coding sequence ATGAAACAAGATAAGAAGTTTCTTGCCCGTGTTGGGATACTTTTTCTTGTTACTGGCTTCGTCTTCCCAAGTTTGTTCTTCAGATCAATCAGACATGTATTTCAACAGAAAAACAATCACGATGCTACTTTTAATCGAGCGAGGAGATCAGTCGAGCTTTCAGAAAACCGAAGCACAATACATCAACGAATGGAAGTACAGCTGAAAGTGATGTCGGTGGAGCATCCACCGCAGAACTGCGTCAAACCGTCCATTGATGAATTTCCCGGTGATTTCATGACACAGTACCAGCGGCAGAAGCAAGGCGGcgttgtttttcatttccttttagCGACATACATGTTCGGTGGTCTCGCGTTGGTATGCGATGATTACTTCGTTCCTACGCTTGAAAAGATCACCGACAAATTACACATGCACTCTAATGTTGCTGGTGCCACGTTCATGGCCGCGGGAAGCTCTGCTCCTGAATTATTTACCTCTGTCATCGGTGTTTTTATTACAAAGAGCGACATTGGTATCGGGACTATCGTTGGTTCGGCGGTgtttaatattctttttatCGTTGGGGTATGTGGGCTGTTCGCTGGGTCCACACTTCGTTTGTCACAATGGCCTCTGACGCGTGACTCGGTGTGTTATTTGCTAAGCATAGCTGCGCTGGTCGCCATTTCGCACGACAAGCAAGTCCATTGGTATGAGGCATTGGTGTTGGTCGTCATGTACTTGATGTACGTCGTTGTTATGTACTACAACCAAGCCCTGGAAGGCTACTTTCAGAAACTGACTGGATACCATCAAGAAACCCCAGACATTGAACTAAATGCCAATAACAGGGAGGAGGCAAAAGAACGTGATAACAACGTAAACGAGGAAGATCAGGAGGTTGAAATTATTAACCAAAACAATTCACCTTTTTCTATTCCTCAGGGCCTTGTGTCACGCATCTTGTGGTTCGTGGCGTTACCCCTAAGCTGCTTGTTTTATGTTACAATTCCTGACTGTCGTAAGAACAGGTGGGAGAAATGGTTCCTTGTCTCCTTTTTTGCATCCGTGATTTGGATTGCAGTTCTCTCTTATGTCTTGGTTTGGATGGTGTCAATAATCGGCTTTACTCTCGGTATCCCAGAGGTCATCATGGGCTTGACCTTCATGGCAGCTGGGAGCAGTGTGCCCGATGGAATATCAAGCTTGATTGTTGCACGGCAAGGAGATGGTGATATGGCTGTATCTAACACAATAGGCAGCAATGTATTTGACATTTTATTATGTTTGGGACTCCCCTGGCTTCTTAAAACAACAATAGTTGACTTGGGAGGCTATGTTAGTGTTTTAAGTGGTAGCATCCTTTACACCTCGATATCTTTATTTGGTACAGTACTTGTCACTATTCTCTGTGTAGCAGTGAACAAATGGTATTTAAATAAGTGCTTTGGAAcgatttttcttttgctttacgTAGCGTTTATTGCTGTTGCTACTCTTTTCGAGCTGAATCTCTTTGGAAATTTCAGCCTACCACCCTGCCAcgaatga
- the LOC137971571 gene encoding uncharacterized protein — MLRRHSGASYKNPQQCNRTRALSFKAEGGKMGQITPVFKEDNETDKLNYKPVTVLLCLNNIFERLLSIQLQAFYQGLLSHYISAYRRYHSCETLLRLTEDWKASGDREELVDVVSMDLSKAFDTIPHALLLAKLSAYGVAYGLNGSACALLERQDAEGESWRCIL; from the coding sequence ATGTTAAGACGCCATAGCGGGGCCAGTTACAAAAATCCTCAACAATGCAATCGTACAAGGGCGTTATCCTTCAAGGCCGAAGGTGGAAAGATGGGTCAAATTACCCCTGTATTCAAAGAGGACAATGAGACAGATAAACTTAACTACAAGCCTGTAACCGTTCTGCTCTGTTTGAATAATATCTTTGAAAGGCTGCTCTCCATCCAGTTGCAAGCATTCTATCAGGGGTTATTATCGCACTATATCTCAGCATATAGACGATACCACAGTTGTGAAACATTGCTGCGGCTGACTGAAGATTGGAAAGCTAGCGGAGATAGGGAGGAACTGGTGGATGTAGTGTCAATGGatctgtcaaaagcttttgacaccatACCGCATGCGCTGTTGCTTGCCAAACTATCAGCCTATGGAGTCGCCTATGGTTTGAACGGCAGCGCTTGCGCGTTACTTGAGCGGCAAGATGCAGAGGGTGAAAGTTGGCGATGCATACTCTAG